The following coding sequences are from one Anopheles bellator chromosome X, idAnoBellAS_SP24_06.2, whole genome shotgun sequence window:
- the LOC131213779 gene encoding protein singles bar: MPHAVIRMPTGAGGPAGPGYGRGGHLNEVQNRGIRLGCCRVCTCVNLHFFLSKNGLLKCFELVLGWFCQTMLIQFGLDTAKDIGDAFLGFLTTCSAFLLTTTILVLCYTVSNRTFHLVRQSIFEVVYNGLGCVMYLSAASYLGFAVNVFLYPKFLIFKNTGGIHSAYPAMTAVYYMGGIVGLVYGVDAFVAYRHLKGYS, translated from the exons ATGCCGCACGCTGTGATTCGTATGCCGACCGGAGCGGGCGgtccagccgggccgggctatGGCCGCGGCGGTCACCTGAACGAGGTGCAGAACCGTGGCATCCGGCTCGGGTGCTGCCGGGTCTGCACCTGCGTCAATCTGCACTTCTTCCTCTCGAAGAACGGGCTGCTCAAGTGTTTCGAGCTCGTCCTCGGCTGGTTCTGCCAGACGATGCTGATCCAGTTCGGGCTCGACACGGCCAAGGACATCGGCGACGCGTTCCTCGGCTTCCTCACCACCTGCTCCGCCTTCCTgctgaccaccaccatcctggTGCTGTGCTACACCGTCTCCAACCGGACCTTCCATCTCGTGCGCCAGTCGATCTTC GAAGTGGTCTACAATGGGCTAGGGTGCGTCATGTATCTGAGCGCCGCCTCGTACCTTGGGTTCGCCGTCAACGTGTTCCTGTACCCGAAGTTCCTGATCTTCAAAAACACCGGCGGCATCCACAGCGCGTACCCTGCCATGACGGCCGTCTAC TACATGGGCGGCATCGTGGGGCTGGTGTACGGGGTGGACGCGTTCGTCGCCTACCGACACCTGAAAGGATACTCGTGA
- the LOC131213617 gene encoding uncharacterized protein LOC131213617 produces MTGIFAQLSAGEPGSLSGDHPDKPQVGTGALPPPPEIPRQATVLSLDDPILSDRASGGFLILGDSPAAKRIRLRIMQLVFNALALAFIRPQYYSVAAFITLFLLVNAFVISAVLLADLRYGGRILRRVLPLLKWEQLELRYSAYTGLALFVLCYVLLFAHKGYGADVWCNWVSISFTLKSALAYGAEAWHHLRHIYGGRQLVA; encoded by the exons ATGACGGGAATTTTCGCGCAGCTCTCGGCAGGTGAACCGGGCTCGCTGTCCGGCGATCATCCGGACAAGCCGCAGGTCGGAACAGGagcgctgccgccgccaccggagatCCCGAGGCAGGCCACGGTGCTGTCACTGGACGACCCCATACTGAGTGACCGCGCCTCGGGCGGGTTTCTGATCCTGGGCGACTCGCCGGCCGCCAAACGCATTCGTTTGCGCATCATGCAACTA GTGTTCAATGCCCTGGCACTGGCCTTTATCCGGCCGCAGTACTACAGCGTGGCCGCCTTCATCACGCTGTTCCTGCTGGTGAACGCGTTCGTCATCTCGGCCGTGCTACTCGCGGACCTGCGCTACGGCGGTCGGATTCTGCGCCGCGTGCTGCCCCTGCTCAAGTGGGAACAGCTGGAGCTTCGCTACTCGGCCTACACCGGGCTGGCGCTGTTCGTGCTCTGCTACGTGCTGCTGTTCGCGCACAAGGGCTACGGCGCCGATGTCTGGTGCAACTGGGTGTCGATCTCGTTCACGCTCAAGTCGGCCCTGGCGTACGGTGCCGAAGCCTGGCACCACCTGCGCCACATCTACGGCGGACGCCAGCTGGTGGCCTAA
- the LOC131213404 gene encoding uncharacterized protein LOC131213404 produces MTEMSVGDVVGAKLIECQRENEVPVVSMDGEAHPNMTLAAIGLGVLVALIILITLIAFITRWERSPRTKVPSLPAAPIQPIETVSQKVSASGRSVTFSGDCELHDVITRM; encoded by the exons aTGACCGAGATGTCCGTCGGGGACGTCGTCGGCGCAAAGCTGATCGAGTGCCAGCGCGAGAACGAAG TGCCGGTGGTCTCGATGGATGGTGAGGCACACCCGAACATGACGCTGGCCGCGATCGGGCTCggggtgctggtggcgctcATCATCCTGATCACGCTGATCGCGTTCATCACCCGCTGGGAGCGAAG TCCACGCACCAAGGTGCCATCGCTCCCAGCCGCGCCGATACAACCGATAGAAACCGTCTCGCAGAAGGTGTCTGCCTCGGGTCGCAGTGTGACATTCTCGGGCGATTGCGAGCTGCACGATGTGATCACGCGAATGTGA
- the LOC131213194 gene encoding CKLF-like MARVEL transmembrane domain-containing protein 4 → MMAETVVTVEGQNRVGGTTPAAAAGTGAAAGHGAAKPESNLNWLKFNTQYFITIPGILKIVQVVFGIICMACASPALIGGTHFFLFVVVTSFIATILWTFVYLLGIREVLNLAINWILTELINTGIATLLYFIAFIVQLASWGQRYGNGRGSNIAAGVFGLFNFLAYTAGTYFLYVEHRSSGV, encoded by the exons ATGATGGCCGAAACGGTAGTGACGGTGGAGGGCCAGAACCGCGTCGGCGGTACGAcgccggcggctgcggcggggacgggggcggcggccggtCACGGGGCGGCCAAGCCGGAATCTAATCTCAACTGGCTAAAGTTCAACACTCAATACTTTATCACCATACCCGGCATACTGAAGATCGTCCAGGTG GTTTTCGGCATAATCTGCATGGCTTGCGCATCGCCAGCGCTAATTGGGGGCACTCACTTCTTTCTATTCGTGGTCGTGACGTCGTTCATCGCGACCATCCTGTGGACGTTCGTTTACCTGCTCGGCATTCGCGAGGTACTGAATCTGGCCATCAACTGGATCTTGACG GAGCTCATCAACACGGGGATCGCAACGCTGCTTTACTTCATCGCATTCATCGTGCAGCTCGCCTCCTGGGGCCAGCGATACGGGAACGGGCGGGGCTCCAACATCGCCGCCGGG GTATTCGGGTTGTTCAACTTTCTCGCGTACACGGCCGGAACGTACTTCTTGTACGTCGAGCACCGGTCGTCCGGCGTCTAG
- the LOC131213635 gene encoding uncharacterized protein LOC131213635 produces MSHSVVITRTTTTTSSTSHVVLNTGYLRTTPGLLKLAQLLIGAVNVGIVAYNMRRYPTSGLPASAEFFFLLMAVAFLIGTFCLLASCLVSLSTGGIISKTIYELIYHTVAFLLYLISSIMLLVDVSNGRYYPTLKDAYMTASILGLIVSALYLFSALLAQRSYRGI; encoded by the exons ATGTCGCACTCGGTCGTCATAACGCggacaacaaccaccaccagcagcacttCGCATGTCGTCCTAAATACTGGATACCTGCGAACGACGCCCGGTCTGTTGAAGCTCGCCCAGTTG CTCATTGGTGCGGTTAATGTTGGCATCGTGGCGTACAACATGCGGCGCTACCCGACCTCGGGGCTGCCGGCAAGCGCCGAGTTCTTCTTCCTCCTGATGGCGGTTGCCTTCCTGATCGGCACGTTCTGCCTGCTCGCATCCTGCCTGGTATCACTCAGCACCGGCGGCATAATCTCGAAGACGATCTACGAGCTCATCTACCACACGGTCGCCTTCCTGCTCTATCTGATCTCCTCCATCATGCTGCTGGTTGACGTGTCCAACGGTCGCTACTATCCGACGCTCAAGGACGCCTACATGACCGCATCG ATTCTCGGGCTGATCGTGTCGGCGCTCTACCTCTTCAGCGCCCTGCTCGCCCAGCGTTCGTACCGTGGCATCTAA